A genomic region of Palaemon carinicauda isolate YSFRI2023 chromosome 22, ASM3689809v2, whole genome shotgun sequence contains the following coding sequences:
- the LOC137615821 gene encoding uncharacterized protein yields the protein MRLKDCIRRLKNQVPKRNIENKKKIERLEKELLRKQEINASLMGLYGKKENKITKKSKDQKEEKNGKEENKKKQNTKNRKKKKNGKEEKQNTKNQRNKGEKGKRKNKEKLNKEKEENRKRERLKKDRQQLTEKISNSESIDRISKISPEKEIRTGQPLNGTFIEQEIVDHINNGTPPWVRENYSIPRPRKCDSFWVAHHNNPKMPIQV from the coding sequence atgcgtTTAAAGGACTGTATAAGGAGACTTAAAAACCAGGTACccaaaagaaatatagagaataaaaagaaaatcgaaagacttgaaaaggagcttctacgaaaacaagaaatcaacgctagtttgatgggactttatggaaagaaggaaaataagataaccaaGAAGAGCAAGGATCAGAAGGAggagaagaatggaaaggaggagaataagaaaaaacagaatacAAAGAatcggaaaaagaagaagaatggaaaggaggaaaaacagaataccaagaatcagaggaataagggggagaaggggaagagaaaaaataaagaaaaattaaacaaggagaaagaagagaatagaAAAAGGGAGAGGCTAAAAAAGGATAGACAACAATTGACGGAAAAGATAAGCAATTCGGAGAGTATTGACAGAATATCAAAAATCTCTCCAGAAAAGGAGATCAGAACAGGGCAACCACTCAATGGAACCTTCATTGAACAAGAAATCGTTGATCATATAAACAATGGCACTCCGCCATGGGTTAGAGAAAATTACTCCATTCCTAGGCCGCGTAAATGTGACTCGTTTTGGGTGGCCCATCACAATAACCCAAAAATGCCCATCCAAGTCTAA